Proteins from a single region of Catenulispora acidiphila DSM 44928:
- a CDS encoding Gfo/Idh/MocA family oxidoreductase, translating into MSELRIGVVGAGQRAKLATHAHRPGVARVVACADPSPRGQAHARQLFGEDVALYEDWHALPAGELDAVFVLTPDHLHAAPALHFLDAGVAVFVDKPMAITLPDCDALLASAARTGTRLYIGHNLRHLPMLRRMRELIEDGAVGEVKAVWCRHFVGHGGDYYFKDWHAERANTTGLLLQKGAHDLDVIHWLAGGYSREVVALGGLTVYGANPHRRAAENGSGSGSGSGSGSGSDTESLMSDWFDVGAWPPSQLRDLNPVIDVEDLSQMLTRLDNGVFTSYQQCHYSPDYWRNYTVIGDAGRLENFGDGIDGDPAEIRVWNRKRSGYRSDADLVIPISDSAPEGLHGGADSALVAEFLRFAAVGGPTETSPVAAREAVAAGVAATESLRSGGVPVAVAAPDPAVAAHFAESAGHHRRVSSIPASTL; encoded by the coding sequence ATGTCGGAGCTGAGGATCGGCGTGGTCGGTGCCGGCCAGCGGGCGAAGCTGGCCACGCACGCGCACCGGCCGGGGGTCGCGCGGGTGGTGGCGTGCGCGGATCCGAGCCCGCGCGGGCAGGCCCACGCGCGGCAGTTGTTCGGCGAGGACGTAGCCCTCTACGAGGACTGGCACGCGCTGCCGGCCGGCGAGCTCGACGCGGTGTTCGTCCTGACCCCCGACCATCTGCACGCCGCCCCCGCGCTGCACTTCCTGGACGCCGGGGTGGCGGTGTTCGTCGACAAGCCGATGGCGATCACCCTCCCCGACTGCGACGCGCTGCTGGCGAGCGCCGCCCGGACCGGGACGCGGCTGTACATCGGGCACAACCTGCGGCATCTGCCGATGCTGCGGCGGATGCGGGAGCTGATCGAGGACGGGGCGGTCGGCGAGGTCAAGGCGGTGTGGTGCCGGCACTTCGTGGGGCACGGCGGCGACTACTACTTCAAGGACTGGCACGCCGAGCGCGCGAACACCACCGGGCTGCTGCTGCAGAAGGGGGCGCACGATCTGGATGTCATCCACTGGCTGGCCGGGGGGTATTCGCGGGAGGTCGTGGCGCTGGGCGGGCTGACGGTTTACGGCGCCAATCCGCATCGGCGTGCTGCGGAGAACGGTTCTGGGTCTGGTTCTGGGTCTGGTTCGGGCTCCGGTTCCGACACGGAGTCACTCATGTCGGATTGGTTCGACGTCGGGGCGTGGCCGCCTTCGCAGCTGCGGGACCTCAACCCGGTCATCGACGTCGAGGACCTCTCGCAGATGCTCACGCGCCTGGACAACGGGGTCTTCACCAGCTACCAGCAGTGTCACTACTCCCCCGACTACTGGCGCAACTACACGGTCATCGGCGATGCCGGACGGCTGGAGAACTTCGGCGACGGCATCGACGGGGACCCGGCGGAGATCCGGGTGTGGAACCGGAAGCGGTCGGGCTACCGCTCCGACGCCGACCTGGTCATCCCCATCTCGGATTCCGCACCCGAAGGGCTGCACGGCGGCGCGGACAGCGCGCTGGTCGCCGAGTTCCTGCGGTTCGCCGCGGTCGGCGGCCCGACCGAGACCTCGCCGGTGGCGGCGCGCGAGGCGGTGGCCGCGGGGGTCGCCGCGACCGAGTCGCTGCGCTCCGGCGGCGTTCCGGTCGCGGTGGCCGCGCCTGATCCGGCGGTCGCCGCACACTTCGCCGAGTCTGCAGGGCACCACCGCCGGGTCTCCTCGATCCCGGCGTCCACCTTGTGA
- a CDS encoding spherulation-specific family 4 protein yields the protein MHLLRTLRRPPGRLLAGAAALALAGFGLAAPAASASTANAATVSTVSTANAAHVAGIATVQHVGVPAYFNPSTSYWSQIDQSGSAVGIAIANPNNGPGASFDQSYANAIQAASSAGVRVIGYVDTGYFGTTGRTTRGGQTTTAAWTTQAEADVDNWYSWYGSYGLSGIFYDDALNDCGTNNAHVALYQAVGDYVKQHHAGALTADNPGTAADQCYASAADVLVMFEGTYASYTGWTPPAWELSSGNPNQFWHLVYDTPTQANMENAVSLSKQRNAGYLYVTNDNLPNPWDTLPTGTYWSDELAQTGGAGGGGGDSTPPTAPSGLRAGSVSATGVTLTWSASTDNVGVAAYDVYSGSSVVATVSGSSTTATVSNLSPGTAYTFAVKARDAAGNISSASTSVSVTTSSGGGGGSCTPVAGSGNITNFSACMTATTETFQATFTTAVSLHHVFIDSDNNQGTGFQLPSPSSTPLGADYMIENNILYRSLSHGWSWTPVSGVSPNMTHNGNVYSWSIPLSALGTSATTQRAVFNGNTFYTAPITFSRG from the coding sequence ATGCATCTGCTCCGCACTCTCAGACGTCCTCCCGGCCGATTGCTGGCCGGAGCCGCCGCGTTGGCGTTGGCGGGGTTCGGCTTGGCGGCGCCCGCGGCTTCCGCGAGCACTGCGAACGCTGCGACCGTCTCGACCGTCTCGACGGCTAATGCCGCTCATGTTGCTGGCATAGCGACCGTGCAGCACGTCGGCGTTCCGGCGTACTTCAACCCCAGTACCAGCTACTGGAGCCAGATCGACCAGAGCGGCTCGGCTGTCGGCATCGCGATCGCCAACCCCAACAACGGTCCTGGCGCTTCCTTCGACCAGAGCTACGCGAACGCCATCCAGGCGGCCAGCTCCGCCGGCGTCCGCGTGATCGGCTACGTCGACACCGGGTACTTCGGCACGACCGGGCGCACCACGCGCGGCGGGCAGACGACCACCGCGGCCTGGACCACCCAGGCCGAGGCTGACGTCGACAACTGGTACAGCTGGTACGGCAGCTACGGGCTGTCCGGGATCTTCTACGACGACGCGCTGAACGACTGCGGCACGAACAACGCGCACGTCGCGCTGTATCAGGCGGTCGGAGACTACGTAAAGCAGCACCATGCCGGCGCTCTGACCGCCGACAACCCGGGCACGGCTGCCGACCAGTGCTACGCCTCGGCCGCGGACGTGCTGGTGATGTTCGAGGGCACGTATGCCTCGTACACCGGCTGGACGCCGCCGGCGTGGGAGCTGAGTTCGGGCAATCCGAACCAGTTCTGGCACCTGGTCTACGACACCCCGACCCAGGCCAACATGGAGAACGCGGTCAGCCTGAGCAAGCAGCGCAACGCCGGGTATCTGTACGTCACGAACGACAACCTGCCCAATCCGTGGGACACGCTGCCGACCGGGACGTACTGGAGCGACGAGCTGGCGCAGACCGGCGGCGCGGGTGGTGGCGGCGGCGACAGTACGCCTCCGACGGCGCCGTCGGGGCTGCGGGCCGGGTCGGTGAGCGCGACCGGGGTGACGCTGACGTGGTCGGCGTCGACGGACAACGTCGGGGTGGCGGCGTATGACGTGTATTCCGGGTCTTCGGTCGTGGCGACGGTTTCGGGGTCTTCGACTACGGCGACGGTTTCGAACCTGAGTCCTGGTACTGCGTACACGTTCGCTGTTAAGGCGCGCGACGCTGCTGGGAACATCTCTAGCGCCAGCACGTCGGTCTCGGTCACGACGTCTTCGGGTGGCGGCGGGGGTTCGTGCACTCCGGTCGCGGGTTCGGGCAACATCACCAACTTCTCGGCTTGTATGACCGCCACCACCGAGACGTTCCAGGCGACGTTCACCACGGCGGTCAGCCTGCACCACGTCTTCATCGACAGTGACAACAACCAGGGCACCGGCTTCCAGCTGCCGTCGCCGTCCTCGACACCGCTGGGCGCGGACTACATGATCGAGAACAACATCCTGTACCGCAGCCTGTCGCACGGCTGGAGCTGGACCCCGGTGAGCGGAGTGAGCCCCAACATGACGCACAACGGGAACGTCTACAGCTGGAGCATCCCGCTGAGCGCACTGGGGACTTCGGCGACGACTCAGCGGGCGGTCTTCAACGGCAACACCTTCTACACCGCACCGATCACGTTCAGCCGGGGCTGA